One segment of Streptosporangium brasiliense DNA contains the following:
- a CDS encoding helix-turn-helix domain-containing protein, translating to MPSQGTIGDRVRGLRLSRRMSQAQLAGPDLSDSYVSLIESGKRTPTPVVARLLAERLGCTTEFLLHGIEPRQRIDTELGLRHAELELQHGDPSAAAERFGEIVKVVGEENAMLAAHARLGRARALEAQGRIGPAVEAFERLRREAAAHPERLADLPLTVALSRCYQRAGDTLRAHDLAAQALTQVNRLALTQGEIAVDLAASLMETEASRGPDSPGLSYVRHILSVNGVSAVVNRVAEIHSLWQASIAAAEGEDSALAVRLADDAIATGRPARMAFRLARIAMDWSRFTASAGEERLDEAHELATAASGVFGAFSDRAHDHAKSLVVLAYVQLRSGNVEGAADLAGSVLDTPGGQSGVTAATAHLVLAQVALTRGEGDVTAILNSACGLLDGLRSGTAGPDREVARVWRELGDLYSRVGAGEEQASAYRRALEAAGVRSAMVGVTVDSALVR from the coding sequence ATGCCGAGTCAGGGAACCATCGGTGACCGCGTCCGCGGACTGCGGCTGAGTAGGCGCATGTCCCAGGCCCAGCTAGCCGGGCCTGACCTCTCCGACAGTTACGTCTCCCTCATCGAGTCGGGCAAGCGCACGCCGACTCCGGTGGTCGCGCGCCTTCTCGCCGAACGGCTGGGGTGCACCACCGAGTTCCTGCTGCACGGGATCGAGCCGCGTCAGCGCATCGACACCGAGCTGGGGCTGCGCCACGCCGAGCTGGAGCTGCAGCACGGCGACCCGTCCGCCGCCGCCGAGCGGTTCGGCGAGATCGTCAAGGTCGTCGGCGAGGAGAACGCCATGCTGGCCGCGCACGCGCGGCTCGGCCGGGCCCGCGCCCTGGAGGCCCAGGGCCGGATCGGCCCGGCGGTGGAGGCGTTCGAGCGGCTCCGCCGCGAGGCGGCCGCCCACCCCGAACGGCTGGCCGACCTGCCCCTGACCGTGGCGCTGAGCCGCTGCTACCAGCGTGCCGGCGACACCCTGCGCGCCCATGACCTGGCGGCCCAGGCCCTCACCCAGGTGAACCGGCTGGCCCTGACGCAGGGCGAGATCGCCGTCGATCTGGCCGCCTCCCTGATGGAGACCGAGGCCAGCCGCGGGCCGGACTCTCCCGGCCTGTCCTACGTCCGGCACATCCTGTCGGTCAACGGCGTGTCGGCCGTGGTCAACCGCGTCGCCGAGATCCACTCCCTCTGGCAGGCGAGCATCGCCGCCGCCGAGGGCGAGGACTCGGCGCTGGCCGTCCGCCTGGCCGACGACGCGATCGCCACCGGCCGTCCGGCCCGGATGGCCTTCCGGCTGGCCCGCATCGCGATGGACTGGTCGCGCTTCACCGCCTCCGCCGGCGAGGAGCGGCTCGACGAGGCCCACGAGCTCGCGACCGCCGCGAGCGGGGTCTTCGGCGCGTTCTCCGACCGGGCGCACGACCACGCCAAGAGCCTGGTGGTGCTCGCCTACGTCCAGCTCCGCAGCGGCAACGTGGAGGGTGCGGCCGACCTGGCCGGGTCCGTCCTCGACACGCCGGGCGGGCAGAGCGGCGTCACGGCGGCCACCGCCCATCTGGTCCTGGCCCAGGTCGCGCTCACCCGCGGCGAGGGCGACGTCACGGCCATCCTGAACAGCGCCTGCGGGCTGCTCGACGGCCTGCGCTCCGGGACCGCCGGTCCCGACCGGGAGGTCGCGCGGGTCTGGCGCGAGCTCGGCGACCTCTACAGCCGGGTCGGTGCCGGCGAGGAGCAGGCGAGCGCATACCGTAGGGCGCTCGAAGCGGCCGGAGTCCGGAGTGCGATGGTTGGTGTGACGGTCGATTCGGCGCTGGTTCGGTAA
- a CDS encoding FadR/GntR family transcriptional regulator yields the protein MSLRTAQRASLVDQVIDQLKEQITSNSWQMHAKIPTETVLAEQLGVGRNTVREAVRALTHAGLLECRQGDGTYVRATSELSGAMLRRLRTAEQLEILEVRRALEVEAARLAATRRSDADIVRIEAALAERERAWELGEPNAFVEADLAFHIAVVQATHNLVLIDLYEDFSAALRASITAAGTSLNSTYIPHEAIARAIAAGDAAAAERAGHACMEHILIALTEAQELSS from the coding sequence GTGAGTCTGCGTACGGCGCAGCGTGCGTCTCTCGTCGACCAGGTGATCGATCAGCTCAAGGAGCAGATCACTTCGAACTCCTGGCAGATGCACGCGAAGATTCCCACCGAGACCGTGCTCGCCGAACAGCTCGGGGTCGGTCGCAACACCGTGCGCGAGGCGGTGCGGGCGCTCACCCATGCCGGGCTGCTGGAGTGCCGCCAGGGCGATGGCACCTACGTCCGCGCCACCAGCGAGCTGTCAGGGGCCATGCTGCGGCGGCTGCGCACCGCCGAGCAGCTGGAGATCCTGGAAGTACGGCGCGCGCTGGAGGTCGAGGCCGCCCGGCTGGCCGCGACGAGGCGCAGCGACGCCGACATCGTCCGCATCGAGGCCGCCCTGGCCGAACGGGAGCGCGCCTGGGAGCTCGGCGAGCCCAACGCGTTCGTCGAGGCCGACCTCGCCTTCCACATCGCCGTCGTCCAGGCCACCCACAACCTGGTCCTGATCGACCTCTACGAGGACTTCTCGGCCGCCCTGCGGGCGAGCATCACCGCCGCGGGCACCTCGCTCAACAGCACCTACATCCCGCACGAGGCCATCGCCCGCGCCATCGCGGCCGGTGACGCGGCCGCCGCCGAGCGCGCCGGCCACGCGTGCATGGAGCACATCCTGATCGCCCTGACCGAGGCTCAGGAGCTCTCCTCCTGA
- the dnaN gene encoding DNA polymerase III subunit beta yields the protein MKIQVDRDVLADAVAWVARALPNRPALPVLSGLLLEADDDLVLSAFDYDVSARASIEADVAEPGRVLIPGRILAEITRSLPAEPVEIAISGSEAVLTCGSAEFGLLTMPVEDFPTLPAMPPKIGAVGGGVFASAVGQVAPAASRDETLPMLTGIRVDISGETVAMAATDRYRIAAREFGWRPERPGGTAAAMVPARVLVEVAKSLRGGEVSMALGDGVAGFESVGRSTTVRLLDEQFIDYRARLTDDWPIRADVRVAPFISAIKRVALVAERNTAIRLSFGQGQVLIQAGGGDIGRGAEVLDAELSGEGIQIAFQSQFLLDGLAGVETEYVRLNLQSPSRPALITEVPGDADPAFRYLVMSLRLP from the coding sequence GTGAAGATCCAGGTTGACCGTGATGTCCTGGCCGACGCGGTGGCCTGGGTCGCCCGGGCGCTGCCGAACCGTCCGGCCCTCCCCGTGCTCTCCGGGCTGCTGCTGGAGGCCGACGACGACCTCGTGCTGTCGGCCTTCGACTACGACGTCTCCGCCCGGGCCTCGATCGAGGCCGACGTGGCGGAGCCGGGCCGGGTGCTGATCCCCGGCCGGATCCTTGCGGAGATCACCCGGAGCCTGCCCGCCGAGCCGGTGGAGATCGCCATCAGCGGTTCCGAGGCGGTGCTGACCTGCGGCAGCGCCGAGTTCGGCCTGCTCACCATGCCGGTGGAAGACTTCCCGACCCTGCCGGCCATGCCGCCGAAGATCGGTGCGGTCGGCGGCGGGGTCTTCGCCAGCGCGGTCGGCCAGGTGGCCCCCGCGGCCAGCCGCGACGAGACGCTCCCCATGCTGACGGGCATCCGGGTCGACATCTCCGGCGAGACCGTGGCCATGGCCGCCACCGACCGCTACCGGATCGCGGCCAGGGAGTTCGGCTGGCGTCCCGAGCGGCCCGGCGGCACGGCCGCGGCCATGGTGCCCGCCCGGGTGCTGGTCGAGGTGGCCAAGTCACTGCGCGGCGGCGAGGTGTCGATGGCGCTGGGCGACGGGGTCGCGGGGTTCGAGAGCGTCGGCCGGAGCACCACGGTCCGCCTGCTCGACGAGCAGTTCATCGACTACCGCGCGCGGCTGACCGACGACTGGCCGATCCGGGCCGACGTCCGGGTGGCCCCGTTCATCAGCGCGATCAAGCGCGTCGCGCTGGTCGCCGAGCGCAACACCGCGATCCGGCTGTCGTTCGGTCAAGGTCAGGTGCTCATCCAGGCGGGCGGGGGCGACATCGGCCGCGGCGCCGAGGTCCTGGACGCCGAGCTGTCCGGTGAGGGCATCCAGATCGCCTTCCAGTCCCAGTTCCTGCTGGACGGCCTGGCCGGGGTCGAGACCGAATATGTCCGGCTCAACCTGCAGTCCCCGAGCCGGCCGGCTCTCATCACCGAGGTCCCCGGCGACGCCGACCCCGCCTTCCGCTATCTCGTGATGTCCCTGCGCCTGCCCTGA
- a CDS encoding response regulator, with product MSIRVVVADDQELVRGGFSMILDAQPDIAVVAEAGDGAEAVAAVREHRPDLLLLDIRMPRMDGIAAARVVCEETSTKVLMLTTFDQDDYVYDALHAGASGFLLKDVRRDDLVHAVRVVAAGESLLAPSVTRRLIDDMVRKQVRPSAPVAGLDALTARERETLGLLGRGLSNAEIAATMVVSEHTVKTHVSNVLTKLGLRDRVQAVITAYETGLIGRG from the coding sequence ATGAGCATCCGTGTGGTGGTGGCCGACGACCAGGAGCTGGTCAGGGGCGGGTTCTCCATGATCCTGGATGCCCAGCCGGACATCGCCGTCGTGGCCGAGGCGGGCGACGGGGCCGAGGCGGTCGCCGCGGTCCGCGAGCACCGGCCCGACCTGCTGCTGCTCGACATCAGGATGCCCAGGATGGACGGCATCGCGGCCGCCCGGGTGGTCTGCGAGGAGACCTCCACCAAGGTGCTCATGCTGACCACGTTCGACCAGGACGACTACGTCTACGACGCGCTGCACGCCGGGGCCAGCGGGTTCCTGCTGAAGGACGTGCGCCGCGACGACCTGGTCCACGCGGTCCGGGTGGTGGCCGCCGGCGAGTCGCTGCTCGCGCCGTCGGTGACCCGGCGGCTGATCGACGACATGGTCCGCAAGCAGGTCAGGCCCTCGGCCCCGGTGGCCGGGCTCGACGCGCTGACCGCCAGGGAACGCGAGACCCTCGGGCTCCTCGGCCGCGGCCTGTCCAACGCCGAGATCGCGGCCACGATGGTGGTCAGCGAGCACACGGTCAAGACCCACGTGAGCAACGTGCTGACCAAGCTCGGACTGCGCGACCGGGTGCAGGCGGTCATCACGGCCTACGAGACCGGGCTGATCGGGCGCGGCTGA
- a CDS encoding alpha/beta fold hydrolase: MPLVTVGTTSVDYRVSGSGPGLVLVHGTGADADSNWAPLVEAVGHRFTVVAVNLPGAGETADRGEPLTVEGLADQVAAAAADAGLAEYHIVGHSLGAVVATAVAARRTDEVLSLFAHAGWVTSGPREIFQFDYWARLLRADKELLARLLQLTAMSPATLAARGTGDFEDAAAGFTALLDGRILRQIELDARVDISPMLQRIKAPAMFLAGAHDLIVPPRHQRELADRVYGAGYREVEGGHALPFENPELFVAVVAEWLDGF; this comes from the coding sequence ATGCCTCTCGTGACCGTGGGCACCACATCCGTCGACTACCGCGTCAGCGGTTCGGGCCCCGGCCTGGTGCTCGTCCACGGCACCGGCGCCGACGCCGACAGCAACTGGGCGCCGCTCGTCGAGGCCGTCGGGCACCGCTTCACCGTGGTGGCGGTCAACCTGCCCGGCGCCGGAGAGACCGCCGACAGGGGGGAGCCGCTGACCGTGGAGGGGCTCGCCGACCAGGTGGCCGCGGCCGCGGCGGACGCCGGGCTGGCGGAGTACCACATCGTCGGCCACTCCCTCGGCGCGGTCGTCGCCACCGCCGTGGCCGCCCGCCGTACCGATGAGGTGCTGTCGCTGTTCGCCCACGCGGGATGGGTCACCAGCGGCCCCCGGGAGATCTTCCAGTTCGACTACTGGGCCCGGCTGCTCCGCGCCGACAAGGAACTGCTCGCCCGGCTGCTCCAGCTCACCGCGATGAGCCCGGCCACGCTCGCGGCCCGCGGGACCGGTGACTTCGAGGACGCCGCGGCCGGGTTCACCGCCCTGCTCGACGGGCGGATCCTGCGGCAGATCGAGCTGGACGCCAGGGTGGACATCTCCCCGATGCTCCAGCGGATCAAGGCCCCGGCCATGTTCCTCGCCGGCGCCCACGACCTGATCGTGCCCCCGCGCCACCAGCGGGAGCTGGCCGACCGCGTCTACGGCGCCGGCTACCGCGAGGTCGAGGGCGGCCACGCCCTGCCGTTCGAGAACCCGGAGCTGTTCGTGGCGGTCGTCGCGGAGTGGCTGGACGGGTTCTGA
- a CDS encoding MFS transporter: MALTRQAGHRPGITLATVAVAGTMLPISVMAPALALSALGRELGAGLVGQQWVLHGYNVAFAACMLPAGALADRFGRRRVFALGTLLFALASLVCALAPTILVMDLARAVQGAAATGVLTAGSAVLAGAFEGGARARAFGVLGTAFGAGIALGPVIGGGLLALGGWRAVFLSNVVVAVAAVALGVPHMRESRDPGATRFDRAGALTFTGALALFTLATVEGPQLGWAHGGVLAMFAGAAGLLLAFVGIETRSVRPMLDLGLLRDRRFLAVIWMVFAMGFGFVAPGTYLPLYFRSVGGAGPLDAGLSMVPLGLPVLLVPPVAGALLRRFSLRALLTAALALIAVGDLWLVTLTPTGGWTQVAGPLTVLGLGVGLAFGLIDNAAVSAAPPERAGMASGVFNTMRLAGEAVAVSVTGAVLVSLTRSGLDGDRDLANRVVAGDLAGIPPHAADVYTDSLRLTLLAIAVFTAVSAAVFLSLNRRARP, from the coding sequence GTGGCGCTTACCCGACAGGCCGGGCACCGGCCGGGGATCACCCTGGCCACCGTGGCCGTGGCGGGCACGATGCTGCCGATCTCCGTGATGGCTCCGGCCCTCGCCCTGTCCGCCCTCGGGCGGGAGCTGGGGGCCGGGCTGGTCGGCCAGCAGTGGGTCCTGCACGGATACAACGTCGCGTTCGCCGCGTGCATGCTTCCCGCCGGGGCACTGGCCGACCGGTTCGGCCGCAGGCGGGTCTTCGCGCTCGGCACGCTGCTGTTCGCGCTCGCCTCGCTGGTCTGCGCCCTCGCGCCGACGATCCTGGTGATGGACCTGGCCAGGGCCGTGCAGGGCGCCGCGGCGACCGGCGTGCTGACCGCGGGCAGCGCGGTCCTGGCCGGCGCCTTCGAGGGCGGGGCCCGGGCCCGGGCGTTCGGCGTCCTCGGCACGGCCTTCGGCGCGGGCATCGCGCTCGGGCCCGTCATCGGCGGAGGGCTGCTCGCGCTGGGCGGCTGGCGGGCGGTGTTCCTGTCCAACGTCGTGGTCGCGGTGGCCGCGGTCGCCCTCGGCGTGCCGCACATGAGGGAGTCCCGCGACCCCGGCGCCACGCGCTTCGACCGGGCCGGGGCACTGACCTTCACCGGCGCGCTCGCCCTGTTCACCCTCGCCACCGTCGAGGGGCCGCAGCTCGGCTGGGCGCACGGGGGCGTCCTGGCGATGTTCGCCGGGGCGGCCGGGCTGCTGCTGGCCTTCGTCGGGATCGAGACGCGCAGCGTCCGCCCGATGCTCGACCTGGGCCTGCTGCGCGACCGCCGCTTCCTCGCGGTCATCTGGATGGTGTTCGCGATGGGCTTCGGGTTCGTCGCCCCCGGCACCTACCTGCCGCTCTACTTCCGCTCGGTCGGCGGAGCGGGTCCGCTCGACGCCGGGCTCAGCATGGTCCCGCTGGGCCTGCCGGTGCTGCTGGTGCCGCCGGTGGCCGGAGCCCTCCTCCGGAGATTCTCGCTGCGCGCGCTGCTGACCGCCGCCCTGGCCCTGATCGCCGTGGGAGACCTGTGGCTGGTGACGCTGACCCCCACCGGGGGCTGGACCCAGGTCGCCGGACCGCTGACCGTCCTCGGCCTGGGCGTCGGACTGGCATTCGGCCTGATCGACAACGCGGCGGTCAGCGCCGCGCCGCCCGAGCGGGCCGGGATGGCCTCCGGGGTGTTCAACACCATGCGTCTGGCCGGTGAGGCGGTGGCGGTCAGCGTCACCGGGGCCGTGCTGGTCAGCCTGACCCGGTCAGGTCTGGACGGCGACCGCGACCTCGCCAACCGCGTGGTCGCCGGAGACCTGGCCGGGATCCCGCCGCACGCCGCCGACGTCTACACCGACTCCCTGCGCCTGACCCTCCTCGCGATCGCCGTCTTCACCGCCGTCTCCGCGGCCGTCTTCCTCTCCCTGAACCGCCGCGCCCGTCCCTGA
- a CDS encoding MarR family winged helix-turn-helix transcriptional regulator yields the protein MGMPPDERLGSHVKRVEQELMALKHMVLKPSGLTVPQYQALYFLGESPGMSAAALARACLVTPQTMATTLGNLENKGLVERTAHPWHRNVLETRLTEKGRAALEEADASASAVERLLSETFTAGEREQLIALLGRFSDSLHAQAREIPGGCKVMTPFGRD from the coding sequence ATGGGAATGCCTCCGGACGAGCGGTTGGGAAGCCACGTCAAGCGGGTGGAGCAGGAGTTGATGGCGCTCAAGCACATGGTGCTCAAGCCGTCCGGCCTGACCGTGCCGCAGTACCAGGCGCTCTACTTCCTGGGGGAGAGCCCCGGCATGTCGGCCGCCGCGCTGGCCCGCGCGTGCCTGGTCACCCCGCAGACGATGGCCACGACCCTGGGCAACCTGGAGAACAAGGGGCTCGTCGAGCGGACCGCGCACCCATGGCACCGCAACGTGCTGGAGACCCGCCTGACCGAGAAGGGAAGGGCCGCCCTGGAGGAGGCCGACGCGTCCGCGTCGGCTGTCGAGCGCCTGCTCTCCGAGACGTTCACCGCCGGGGAGCGCGAGCAGCTGATCGCACTGCTCGGCCGCTTCTCCGACAGCCTGCACGCCCAGGCGCGCGAGATCCCCGGCGGCTGCAAGGTCATGACCCCGTTCGGGCGCGACTAG
- a CDS encoding response regulator transcription factor — protein sequence MSPRVVIAEDLYLLRDGLVHLLQAHGFEVVAAVESGPELLSALTGERPDVAVVDVRLPPTFTDEGLQAALAARRAVPGLPVLVLSQHVEQLYARELLADGSGAVGYLLKDRVFNAEQFVDAVRRVAAGGTAMDPEVIAKLLVSTARHGPLGALTPREREVLELMAEGRSNAAISQRLFLSESAVGKHTASIFGKLGLAPSDDDNRRVLAVLTYLNAARSQP from the coding sequence GTGAGCCCCCGAGTCGTCATCGCCGAGGACCTCTACCTGCTCAGAGACGGCCTGGTCCACCTGCTCCAGGCTCATGGTTTCGAGGTCGTCGCGGCGGTAGAGTCCGGGCCCGAGCTGCTGAGTGCGCTGACCGGCGAGCGGCCCGACGTCGCCGTGGTCGACGTACGGCTGCCGCCCACCTTCACCGACGAGGGACTCCAGGCCGCGCTTGCCGCTCGCCGGGCCGTCCCCGGCCTGCCGGTGCTGGTGCTCTCCCAGCACGTCGAGCAGCTCTACGCCCGCGAGCTGCTGGCCGACGGCTCCGGGGCGGTCGGCTACCTCCTGAAGGACCGGGTGTTCAACGCCGAGCAGTTCGTCGACGCGGTCCGCCGCGTCGCCGCCGGGGGCACCGCGATGGACCCCGAGGTGATCGCCAAGCTTCTGGTCAGCACCGCCCGGCACGGGCCGCTCGGCGCGCTGACCCCGCGCGAGCGCGAGGTGCTGGAGCTGATGGCCGAGGGCCGTTCCAACGCCGCCATCTCCCAGCGCCTGTTCCTCAGCGAGAGCGCGGTCGGCAAGCACACGGCCAGCATCTTCGGCAAGCTCGGCCTCGCCCCGTCCGACGACGACAACCGCCGGGTGCTGGCCGTCCTGACCTACCTCAACGCCGCCCGCTCCCAGCCGTAG
- a CDS encoding sensor histidine kinase, whose protein sequence is MRRHVVTIGRALALGALALMDVVLFGLALLTAALTALGLIFVFTPVVRLIRRRTMLARRLAGRWLGAEIAPSYLPPPPPPRRQPDGWYRYERQLYKTPRWPEWNNRWKWMFTDPATWRDGLWLSLNPLAGGVLLLPLAAVGYGLAMPWYWTPAAAPLGVAVAVAGVAATPWLLRCYTWWTRLLLSPTAKSMLAGRVQRLDQVRLEAADSQAAELRRIERDLHDGAQARLVAMGMTLGAVEELVDKDPVAAKALLAKVRDASSVALTELRDLVRGIHPPVLAERGLGDAVRALALDSPLQVTVTVAMKSRPESPVESAAYFSISELLTNAARHGGADRVWIDISDRGRALRVTVTDDGSGGADPSRGSGLRGIERRLAAFDGVLALSSPAGGPTTATLDLPNASGWDAPPDKPSLPRRKAVLVALGWGLGWLPLFPQGLVAMIVKLAGEEKFSWFYALYLPGPWQWPAIVLNILLGLALYGMALAIPIAHSRRQWMAEVMTARLWLGK, encoded by the coding sequence ATGAGGCGACACGTGGTGACGATCGGCCGGGCTCTGGCTCTCGGGGCGTTGGCCCTGATGGACGTCGTCCTGTTCGGGCTGGCCCTGCTCACCGCCGCCCTGACCGCGCTGGGGCTGATCTTCGTCTTCACTCCCGTGGTCAGGCTGATCAGGCGCCGCACGATGCTCGCCAGGAGACTGGCCGGCCGATGGCTGGGCGCCGAGATAGCGCCGTCCTACCTCCCGCCCCCGCCCCCGCCCCGGCGCCAGCCCGACGGCTGGTACCGCTATGAGCGCCAGCTCTACAAGACGCCGCGCTGGCCCGAGTGGAACAACCGCTGGAAGTGGATGTTCACCGACCCGGCCACCTGGCGGGACGGGCTCTGGCTGTCGCTGAACCCGCTCGCCGGCGGGGTCCTGCTGCTGCCCCTGGCCGCGGTCGGGTACGGCCTGGCCATGCCGTGGTACTGGACCCCGGCGGCCGCCCCCCTGGGAGTGGCCGTCGCCGTGGCCGGGGTGGCCGCGACGCCCTGGCTGCTGCGCTGCTACACGTGGTGGACCCGGCTGCTGCTGTCGCCCACCGCCAAGTCCATGCTGGCGGGCCGGGTCCAGCGGCTCGACCAGGTCAGGCTGGAGGCGGCCGACTCCCAGGCGGCCGAGCTGCGGCGGATCGAGCGCGACCTGCACGACGGGGCCCAGGCCAGGCTCGTCGCCATGGGCATGACGCTCGGCGCGGTCGAGGAGCTGGTGGACAAGGACCCGGTCGCGGCCAAGGCGCTGCTGGCCAAGGTGCGCGATGCCTCGTCCGTGGCGCTCACCGAGCTGCGCGACCTGGTCCGTGGCATCCACCCGCCGGTCCTGGCCGAGCGCGGCCTCGGCGACGCCGTACGCGCCCTGGCGCTGGACAGCCCGCTGCAGGTCACGGTCACCGTCGCGATGAAGTCCCGGCCCGAGTCGCCCGTCGAGTCGGCGGCCTACTTCTCGATCAGCGAACTGCTCACCAACGCGGCCCGGCACGGAGGCGCGGACCGCGTGTGGATCGACATCAGCGACCGGGGCAGGGCGCTGCGCGTCACCGTCACCGACGACGGCTCGGGCGGCGCCGACCCCTCCCGGGGCAGCGGCCTGCGGGGCATCGAGCGGCGGCTGGCGGCCTTCGACGGGGTGCTCGCGCTCAGCAGCCCGGCCGGCGGCCCGACCACGGCCACCCTCGACCTGCCGAACGCGTCCGGCTGGGACGCCCCGCCGGACAAGCCCTCGCTGCCCCGGCGCAAGGCCGTCCTCGTCGCGCTCGGCTGGGGGCTGGGCTGGCTCCCCCTGTTCCCGCAGGGCCTGGTCGCGATGATCGTCAAGCTCGCCGGCGAGGAGAAGTTCAGCTGGTTCTACGCCCTCTACCTGCCCGGGCCGTGGCAGTGGCCGGCCATCGTCCTCAACATCCTGCTGGGCCTGGCCCTGTACGGCATGGCTCTGGCGATCCCCATCGCGCACTCGCGCAGGCAGTGGATGGCAGAGGTGATGACGGCCCGTCTATGGTTGGGCAAGTGA
- a CDS encoding ABC transporter ATP-binding protein: MKVIEVSNLRKRYRDQLAVDDVSFTVEEGEIFGVLGPNGAGKTTTVECVAGLRTPDSGTVRVLGGLDGAELKERLGVQLQSSALPAKIKVWEALDLYASFYRAPADWGALLERVGLGDKRDTFYGKLSGGQQQRLSIALALVGAPRVAILDELTTGLDPQARRDTWELIEQVRADGVTIVLVTHFMEEAERLCDRLAVIDAGRVVAVDSPSGLVSRAAAHQRLRFRPIGAFDGAVLDALPEVTEVSREGGRIEVTGTGDLLVAVTTALASAGVVPADLRVEQATLDDAFLALTGKKISE, encoded by the coding sequence ATGAAGGTCATCGAGGTGAGCAACCTCCGTAAGCGATACCGCGACCAGCTCGCGGTGGACGACGTGTCGTTCACTGTCGAGGAGGGCGAGATCTTCGGCGTTCTCGGCCCCAACGGCGCCGGCAAGACGACGACCGTCGAGTGCGTCGCCGGCCTGCGCACCCCCGACTCCGGGACCGTGCGGGTGCTCGGCGGCCTGGACGGCGCGGAGCTCAAGGAGCGGCTCGGCGTCCAGCTGCAGAGCTCCGCGCTGCCCGCGAAGATCAAGGTCTGGGAGGCGCTCGACCTCTACGCCTCCTTCTACCGGGCGCCGGCCGACTGGGGCGCGCTGCTGGAGCGGGTCGGGCTCGGCGACAAGCGGGACACCTTCTACGGCAAGCTCTCCGGCGGCCAGCAGCAGCGGCTGTCCATCGCGCTCGCGCTGGTCGGTGCCCCTCGGGTGGCGATCCTGGACGAGCTGACCACGGGTCTCGACCCGCAGGCCCGCCGCGACACCTGGGAGCTCATCGAGCAGGTCCGCGCCGACGGGGTGACGATCGTGCTGGTCACCCACTTCATGGAGGAGGCCGAGCGGCTCTGCGACCGGCTGGCGGTGATCGACGCCGGCCGGGTGGTCGCCGTCGACAGCCCCTCCGGCCTGGTCTCCCGGGCCGCTGCCCACCAGCGCCTCAGGTTCCGGCCCATCGGGGCCTTCGACGGCGCGGTGCTCGACGCCCTGCCCGAGGTGACCGAGGTGAGCCGCGAGGGCGGCCGGATCGAGGTCACCGGCACCGGCGACCTGCTCGTCGCGGTCACCACCGCCCTGGCCTCGGCCGGCGTCGTCCCCGCCGACCTGCGGGTCGAGCAGGCCACCCTCGACGACGCCTTCCTCGCCCTCACCGGAAAGAAGATCTCCGAATGA
- a CDS encoding ABC transporter permease has protein sequence MNKMILTEAKLFLREPGGPVMAVLLPLALLLGLGSIPGFQEASPELGGQRVIDTQLPGMMVILSVVTMALTALPSVLVTYRDNGVLRRMSTTPVSPVRLLVAQVVNNLVVAAVATGLMIVLGNLVLGVAAPRSPLAFAGVFLLGTASMFGLGLLIAAMAPNAKTAPGIGSLLMFPLLFVAGMWVPRELLPDLVRRIGDFLPMAPFAQALRDTWAGHAPQPLHLVVMAATVLVTGVLAARLFRWE, from the coding sequence ATGAACAAGATGATCCTGACCGAGGCGAAGCTCTTCCTGCGGGAGCCGGGCGGCCCGGTCATGGCGGTCCTGCTCCCGCTGGCGCTCCTGCTGGGGCTGGGCAGCATCCCCGGCTTCCAGGAGGCGAGCCCGGAGCTGGGCGGGCAGCGGGTGATCGACACCCAGCTCCCCGGCATGATGGTGATCCTGTCCGTGGTGACGATGGCGCTGACCGCGCTGCCCAGCGTCCTGGTGACCTACCGGGACAACGGCGTGCTGCGCCGGATGTCGACCACCCCGGTCAGCCCGGTCCGGCTGCTGGTCGCCCAGGTGGTGAACAACCTGGTGGTGGCGGCCGTCGCGACCGGCCTGATGATCGTCCTGGGCAACCTGGTCCTCGGCGTGGCCGCGCCCAGGAGCCCCCTGGCGTTCGCGGGCGTGTTCCTGCTCGGCACCGCCTCGATGTTCGGGCTCGGCCTGCTGATCGCCGCCATGGCGCCCAACGCCAAGACCGCCCCCGGCATCGGCTCGCTGCTGATGTTCCCCCTGCTGTTCGTGGCAGGCATGTGGGTCCCCCGGGAGCTCCTGCCGGACCTGGTGCGGCGGATCGGCGACTTCCTGCCGATGGCGCCGTTCGCCCAGGCGCTGCGCGACACGTGGGCGGGCCACGCGCCCCAGCCGCTGCACCTGGTGGTGATGGCGGCGACCGTGCTCGTCACCGGCGTGCTGGCCGCACGGCTGTTCCGGTGGGAGTAG